ATTACAACCAGGAGGACGCAGGGCTCGAGGTGCACCAGTTTTACCCTCTTGTAAAGGTACAGTGCTCCCCGGAGTTGAAGTTTTTCCTGTGCTCCATGTATGCGCCCGTGTGCACCGTTCTGGAGAAGGCCATTCCTCCCTGCAGGTCAATCTGCGAGAGAGCCAAGCAGGGCTGCGAGGCTCTCATGAACAAGTTCGGCTTTCAGTGGCCGGACCGGCTGCGCTGCGAGAACTTCCCTGTGCTGGGAGACGGACAGATCTGTGTGGGCCAAAATGACTCCTCTCCCGCNNNNNNNNNNCATACCCATCACGCCTGTCCGGGGGACCCAGGACTTGACCACGGCACCCCCACATCGGCCTTTCCGTTGCCCAAATGTTCTCAAAGTACCAACATATTTGAATTATAAGTTTTTAGAGGAGAAGGACTGTGCAGCTCCCTGTGAGCCCTCAAGGAGCGGTGGGAACATGTTTTTCAGTGACAAAGAGATTCATTTCTCCCGCATATGGATTCTGGTCTGGTCTGTGCTTTGTTGTGCGTCTACATTATTCACAGTAACCACCTATTTAGTTGACATGCAGCGCTTCAGGTACCCAGAGCGACCGATCATCTTCCTGTCTGGCTGCTACACTATGGTCTCCATTGCCTACATAGCTGGCTACTTCCTGGGAGACAAAGTGGTGTGCAATGACAGCTTCAGCCCAGAAGGCTACAGAACTCTGGTCCAAGGCACCAAAAAAGAAGGTTGCACCATCCTCTTCATGATGCTCTATTTCTTCAGCATGGCCAGCTCCATCTGGTGGGTCATCCTGTCTCTCACCTGGTTCCTGGCAGCGGGTATGAAGTGGGGCCATGAGGCCATTGAGGCCAACTCACAGTATTTTCACCTGGCAGCCTGGGCAGTGCCAGCCGCCAAGACCATCAGCATCCTGGCCATCGGGCAGATCGAGGGTGATGTGCTCAGCGGTGTCTGCTTCGTCAGTCTCAGCAGCCTGGCCCCGTTACGAGGCTTTGTGTTGGCCCCTCTCTTCATTTATCTCTTCATCGGTACCTCTTTCTTGCTGGCCGGCTTCGTGTCACTGTTCCGAATCCGCACCATCATGAAACACGATGGCACCAAGACAGAGAAGCTGGAGCGACTGATGGTGCGGATCGGGGTGTTCAGCGTGCTCTACACCGTCCCTGCTACCATTGTTATTGCCTGCGTCTTCTATGAGCAGGCCTTCCGCCCCCACTGGGAGCGCAGCTGGGTCAGCCATAACTGCAGAAGCCTGGCCATCCCCTGCCCTATGCAGACCGGGCCCCGCATGACTCCAGACTTCACTGTCTACATGATCAAGTACCTGATGACACTGATAGTGGGTATCACCTCTGGTTTCTGGATCTGGTCTGGAAAGACTCTACACTCTTGGCATAAGTTTTACACAAGGCTGACAAATGGCAAACATGGAGAGACCACTGTGTAGAATAAAGGGACATCCAAATGTTGCCGGGACTAACTTGTGTATTGTTACCTGTCGCTCATGTGATAGGTAAGTAGCACAGTGAATAGCTATAGAGTCTTACTGCATTTTGTATTCGCCTCAGCTTTATAGCCACACATGCATGCCAAACTGAGGGTCAGGGTATGACAAAAGGGCAAGCTGCATAAACAAGGACTGAGCCTGACTGTCTGAACAAATACGAAGCATGGCTATGGGTTCCATGTGCTGAAAtgctctccctccccctctcttaAAGCCACCAGAGGCTAAAGGCGAGTAATGATCCAGCAGCCAAGAGCGTAGAGAACAGGGGAAATGAGCGGTGGAAGGATGGCAGTTTATTCTCTCTGTtaacatttcaaatgtaattaaatgAAATTGTATATAGTATTTGTAAAAACCCcaaattatatatttgtatttatagaAAGTAAATACTTTTCCTTATCTGCCAGTGTACCTGCTTTACGTTTGCACTGTAAGAACGCCACATGCCGGAAATCTAGACATgctccttttttattattattattaaactggTTATgaataacattgttttttatgcATTAAAAGAAAATTTCATTCGGTTGGATGACATCCAAGAAGCTTTTTTAGTTTGCCCCACTGTACTGTCACTCATTTTTGCCGAGACTCTGCAAAATGTGCACATATAATCAAAACGATGAATTACTTTAAATCACATGCTTGATTGTAGTTCAAAAGGGAGGACTGAATTGTTTGTCTTTACTTTTCCCCTTGCTAATGTATTCTTCNNNNNNNNNNTAATGTTGT
The nucleotide sequence above comes from Etheostoma spectabile isolate EspeVRDwgs_2016 chromosome 15, UIUC_Espe_1.0, whole genome shotgun sequence. Encoded proteins:
- the fzd2 gene encoding LOW QUALITY PROTEIN: frizzled-2 (The sequence of the model RefSeq protein was modified relative to this genomic sequence to represent the inferred CDS: inserted 2 bases in 1 codon): MIFWKTVALLLPLLISAQYQGDNGIVVPEHGFCQPISIPLCTDIAYNQTIMPNLVGHYNQEDAGLEVHQFYPLVKVQCSPELKFFLCSMYAPVCTVLEKAIPPCRSICERAKQGCEALMNKFGFQWPDRLRCENFPVLGDGQICVGQNDSSXPXXXXIPITPVRGTQDLTTAPPHRPFRCPNVLKVPTYLNYKFLEEKDCAAPCEPSRSGGNMFFSDKEIHFSRIWILVWSVLCCASTLFTVTTYLVDMQRFRYPERPIIFLSGCYTMVSIAYIAGYFLGDKVVCNDSFSPEGYRTLVQGTKKEGCTILFMMLYFFSMASSIWWVILSLTWFLAAGMKWGHEAIEANSQYFHLAAWAVPAAKTISILAIGQIEGDVLSGVCFVSLSSLAPLRGFVLAPLFIYLFIGTSFLLAGFVSLFRIRTIMKHDGTKTEKLERLMVRIGVFSVLYTVPATIVIACVFYEQAFRPHWERSWVSHNCRSLAIPCPMQTGPRMTPDFTVYMIKYLMTLIVGITSGFWIWSGKTLHSWHKFYTRLTNGKHGETTV